The following proteins come from a genomic window of Populus nigra chromosome 6, ddPopNigr1.1, whole genome shotgun sequence:
- the LOC133696124 gene encoding fe(2+) transport protein 1-like produces the protein MASFTEINAITISLILILSFTLPTSTSAQQQCDSASTGGCHDKAKSLQLKLIAIFSILVASMIGACLPLFSRTIPALMPDRDLFVVIKAFASGVILATGYMHVLPDSFNDLMSDCLPINPWKKFPFTTFVAMLSAILTLMIDSFAMSYYKKHGFDRKGGTGVDGEKVNNGERGLGNVENGGAHVGHCHGFNGGANDKDSMLLRNRVVAQVLEIGIVVHSVVIGLSMGASNNPCTIRPLIAALCFHQLFEGMGLGGCILQAEYGMKIKAILVFFFSTTTPFGIVLGIGLSNVYSESSPTALIVVGLLNASSAGLLNYMALVDLLAADFMGPKLQDSMRLQAWSFVAVLLGAGGMSLMAKWA, from the exons ATGGCATCCTTCACAGAAATCAATGCAATCACCATTTCTCTAATCTTGATCCTCTCATTCACATTGCCAACATCAACATCGGCACAACAACAATGTGATTCCGCTTCGACAGGAGGATGCCACGACAAGGCCAAATCCTTACAGCTAAAGCTAATTGCCATCTTTTCAATCTTGGTTGCTAGTATGATTGGGGCGTGTTTACCATTATTTTCACGTACGATCCCTGCACTCATGCCCGATAGAGATTTATTTGTAGTGATAAAGGCATTTGCTTCAGGTGTTATCCTTGCGACGGGGTACATGCACGTGTTACCGGACTCTTTTAACGACTTGATGTCTGATTGTTTGCCGATAAATCCTTGGAAGAAGTTTCCTTTTACCACTTTTGTTGCCATGCTGTCAGCTATACTCACTCTCATGATCGATTCTTTCGCGATGAGTTACTACAAGAAGCACGGTTTTGATAGGAAGGGTGGTACTGGGGTAGACGGTGAGAAAGTGAACAATGGGGAGAGAGGGTTGGGGAATGTTGAAAATGGCGGTGCACATGTTGGACATTGCCATGGATTTAATGGCGGGGCTAACGACAAGGATTCAATGTTGTTGAGGAATCGTGTTGTGGCTCAG GTTTTGGAGATCGGCATTGTAGTGCACTCAGTTGTAATTGGTTTATCAATGGGTGCCTCTAACAATCCGTGCACAATCAGGCCGCTCATCGCTGCTCTCTGCTTCCATCAACTCTTTGAAGGAATGGGTCTTGGAGGATGCATATTACAG GCTGAATATGGAATGAAGATAAAAGCAATCCTGGTGTTCTTCTTCTCTACAACAACCCCATTTGGAATTGTACTAGGAATTGGTTTGTCAAATGTGTACAGTGAGAGCAGCCCAACAGCTCTAATTGTTGTGGGATTACTGAATGCATCATCTGCTGGATTACTGAATTACATGGCACTGGTGGACCTCTTAGCTGCTGACTTCATGGGGCCTAAACTTCAAGACAGTATGAGGCTTCAGGCATGGTCATTTGTTGCTGTTCTACTCGGCGCAGGAGGCATGTCGCTTATGGCAAAATGGGCTTAG
- the LOC133695890 gene encoding uncharacterized protein LOC133695890, with the protein MYFFSREFLLTLYFGGCFKDLAVPDSSVTLQASLTNLKFLEINDLCYAEVEEVSCALCLIRSSPNLQKLLITVFCSRNVSTNPFLQLSERDGFLDFSLNQLQEVKLQRFIGTLPEMEFVRLLLAKSSALKVMHIQPPSKMVAGEQLKILKEIIRFKRASPEAEITCDDFSEDVV; encoded by the exons atgtatttcttTAGCAGGGAATTTTTGTTAACTCTTTATTTTGGTGGTTGTTTCAAGGACCTTGCTGTTCCTGATTCATCAGTGACGCTTCAAGCTTCTTTAACCAATCTAAAGTTTCTAGAGATAAACGATTTGTGTTATGCAGAGGTGGAGGAGGTCTCATGTGCGCTTTGCTTGATTAGAAGCTCTCCTAACCTGCAAAAACTTCTTATTACG gTGTTCTGCAGCCGCAATGTTAGCACTAATCCTTTCCTTCAACTTTCGGAGCGGGATGGCTTCTTGGATTTTTCCTTGAATCAACTCCAGGAAGTAAAATTACAACGCTTCATTGGCACCTTGCCCGAAATGGAGTTTGTTAGGCTTTTGTTAGCCAAATCATCTGCACTCAAGGTGATGCATATTCAGCCTCCCTCCAAAATGGTTGCCGGTGAACAGCTCAAGATTTTAAAGGAGATAATTCGATTTAAACGCGCATCACCAGAAGCAGAAATCACTTGCGATGATTTCAGTGAGGATGTGGTTTAG